The DNA sequence TTGGATGCTCAGGATATCGAATTGACCTTGCTGTAGTCAATAATAAGCGTTCAGGAGAGTTTTTACTGGGGATTGAGTGTGATGGTGCATCTTACCATAGTTCACCGACTGCCAGAGATCGCGATCGCCTCAGACAACAGGTTCTTGAAAAGCTAGGCTGGAAAATTCATCGGATTTGGTCAACAGACTGGTTTCGTAATAAACCTGTTCAAGTTCGTTTGTTGATGGAAAGAATCAAACAACTTGACCAATAAGTATTTTTAACGATGTCGAATAGGGTAGCCTGCGAGATACCCCAATTGGTAAACAAAAGTGCCATAACGTTTACTCTCCTATTGTGAAGGAGCATTTTTCAGGAACGGTTAGATTCTCGCCAAATAACGACAAGTAAAACCTCGCCAATGGCATAGAGTAAGTATTAGCCTTGAAAACAGTGGCGAGATTTGGCGTAATTGCCTTTGGGGAACTATCTAGTTTTCCTGAATGGATTATTTAGTAAGGCTTTCAACGTAAAATACAGTATATATACGCAGGAATGTAGCACCAATTTATAGTTCCCACTCCGTCCCCATTGCGTCCCCATTTTTGACCCACTCACCAATAATTTTTTGAATCAAAATAGCGTGTAGAGTGTTGTTAACCAGCAGTAAATATATCTTTCGTCCATTCCTGCCCACAGCGTCCCCACTCCGTCCCCATTGCGTCCCCATTTTTGACCCAAACTAAAATTTAAGCAATTATACTTATTAAGTGACTTACGATAAAACTACATTTGAATTACAAACCAGTGAGTGTTGAAATGGGATGTAGTGGAGTTGGATACAGGACAGGGATACAGATAGGGGTTTAGCGATTTGACCCCAAACTACCCCACGAAAATATATTTTAATTTTTCAAAACCTTTGCTTGGGGAAAGAATCGCCAGAGGTGCAGTTTAGATAAACGCCACTATAACGCATGCACAAAACATGGCTTGCGTCTCACCGTGAATCAATTTTAGCACCTAATCTTGTATGATTAATTACGCAGTTAGGAATAACAGCCAAATCCTTATCTAGTCAAGGTTTGATGGTTGTGTAACAGTAATACACGCAAGATAAGAGCTAAATTGATCATCCTCATTACGTGACCACCGCGTGACCAAAACGTGACCATCACATGACCACTTTTTACTCACTCGCCAATAATTTTTGGAATCAAAATAGCCTATAGAGTGTTGTTAACCAGCACTAACCATATCAATTGTCCATCTCATGCCCAAAACATGACCATCGAGTGACCACTTTTGACCAAAACTAAAATTTAAGCAACTATACTTATTAAGTGACTTACGATAAAACTACATTTGAAGTACAAACCAGTGAGTGTTGAGATGGAACGCTCTAACTTGATAATCACTCCCACTCAAAAATATTTTCTTGAATTTTTATTTTCCAGGTAGGGTGAGCTTTGAAAATGCAATTGACTTCACCTGTATCGTAGTCGTTTGGCTTCACCTGTGTCGTAGGCAATAAATGCGATTGCCTCCGGCACTGGCGAGAGCCAATCGCTTCACTCGCCTTCGGCATCGCTCACATAACCTCATCCAAAAAATAGATATCACTCTACTCAAAACCTGCTTAGGGAGGCAATCGCCAGGTGTGGAGTTTAATAAACGCCACCATAACGTATACACAAAACATGGCTTGCGTCTCACTGTGAATCAATTTTAGTACGTAATCTTGTATGATTAATCACAGCATTACTTAACAGTCTTCAAATCATTGTCTAGTAAGGGTTTCAAGGTACTTTTCAGGTGGTAAAAAAGGTAAAATAATCTGTTGCCCACTTTTGCCTACACTTGCCTACACTTGCCTAGTTTTGCCTACACTTGCCTACACTTGAGCAATGTCGGACACACATTTTCAACAAAAAACCTCAGTATAGTTATTATGTACTACCGAAAATGTCTGTAAATTGCCTACACTTGCCTAGTTTTGCCTACAATTTGACATGATTTTTAAAATAAGCAATTGTACTTATTAAATCGTGAGGATTTCATGGTTATTTACTTAATACGTAAATTAATATACAAATATAGAGCCATTACTTAAAATTGACTAGGTTTGGCTAGGTTTGGCCACACCTTTTTTACCAAAAAAGTATTTTTAGTTGATTCGTACTACTAACAAAGCCGAAATTTGGCTAGGTTTGGCTAGGATTGGTTGGGATTGGCTAGGATTGGCTAGGATTTCAAAAATGAGCAATTATACTCAACATTGTTTCAGTTGTTCAGTTCACATTATTAGTTCACATTATTTTATTTGAGTGAACCAAATTTTTGATTGTTAGAGCTAACATTTTAGCTCAGTTTTTGAGCCACATACAGATACATCAACGCCGCACAAGACACAATAATATCCCCAAATATTCCACAACTTTACACAATAATCCTCAAAAAACCACAAAACAACATAACGTACTTTTGACCATTGGCATTAAAATGAATTATTGAGAATAGAAAGCCACACAACTCCACAATGTAGCCACAGTACAGCCACAAATAAACACAATTTCTGTGCCAAGGGGTGTGTGAAGCTAATGCGATTTACTGTCCTGGAAAATAAAAGCGTAGTAAGTACACTTTTATTTTTACCCACTAAGTCGAGTTACCCTAAAGGCGGTAATTTGGTGCAGTTCTGCACAGATGTGGTGCAATTTCAGCACAATCTGATTGCAATATTTTATTGCTGGTTGGGAAGTTAGCTATCTTCTTTGGTGCAGAATTTGGGGAATTTGTGTGCCAACTGGTGCTAAAGTCACTCAATTTATTGTGTTTACTGGTTGATGTTTAAGCTTGCTGTCATCAATTATGAAGAAAGAGTAGCACTCAAGTAAATAAAACAATGGGGTAAATGGATGTGTTACTTCCGTCAGATGCTATCGCATCACTGTGAAATAGCTTTATGTGAAAGTTTGGGATGTAGTTATTAACAGATAATTACAAAGTGGGTGGATTTTCCTATTCTGTTTAACTGGTCTGATCATGGTGAATTTTTCGACTTCTCACAGGAGCATCTGCGAGTTAGACAAAAAAAACTCAAGTCGAATCAATCATACTCAGATTTTTAATGAACTTGTCTCATAGCTGCTCACTTTTTTAATGAACCTGTTTCATCAAAAAATATGGCACTGAAACGCCATTCAAACGCCATTCAAACGCCACTTGAACGCCAATTCAACGCCAACTCAACGCCAACTCAACGCCACTGTATGCCATTTGTATACTTAAAAACTGTCAATAAAAAGGCTTATTGATAATTATTTGGCACTCAAACGCCACTCGAACGCCAATTCAACGCCAACTCAACGCCACTCAAGTCGTTATAACAAACGCTAAAAAAACAACGTTTGGCGCGTAGCAAGCCATGTCGCAATGTGCATTTCCCTGTTAAGAAGACATTACCCAAAGCAGCCAAAAATCCTAGTGTTTTTGGTTTACTTTTTCTCAGTATATGGTTCTGCTATTGCAACACTTTTAAGCTGATTTTCAATCTTCTTTGTTCACGTTCTCATCTCACCAGTACCTTCTTACAATCGCAACCAATCTAAAATATGAACCGAGAACTTTTTAGTACCGGGAGATGATAGGGTAAGTTTTGCGATTGGCTACGCCAGTGCCGAAGGCAATCACCAAATACAGCAATCACAGAGTTAAAATTTTTGATTTTTTCTTTAAGACCCGTCCTGAAAAATCATCTCTTTGGGTATGAGTGGAGTAATTATTTCTACAAACTCATCTGGAATGTGAGCAAGTATTTTAATAATCAGTAGCAATTTTGTTTCAAATGGCACTCTAGACAGAACTAACTTAACTTCTGCCTCATCCCCAATATCATCAAGGGTTGTAGCCACGTCAGTCGGATCTATGGTTTCCTCTTGTGCTAGGAGGGGTAAAAACTGGTCTACATAAAACTGCTGGTTCTCAGTCAGGGGACCAGAAAAATTATTAGTTTTCCTATATAGGCTATCTAATAGGGAAATTAATATTTTTTTCAGTGCAGGCCATCCCCCAAAATCAGCAGCAACTTGAGATATTCTGCCTTGGGTGACACCTGCTAAAGAAGCGATCGCCTTTTGGGTTAATTTCTCCCCTGCTTCCCAAATCTGTTTAGCAGCTTGTACAATTTGGTACTGTAACCATTGAGTTTTGTTACCAGCTTCAGGATTAAGCTTAAACGCTTCCGTTTCCTCTATTGTGCATCCTGGATAGTAGCTACTGAGGTAGGATATATCTGTGTTGGTGGTAAGGTAAACCTTGATTTTTTGTTCTGGCCTTCTATTTGCCCTCGGTCTGCCTACTCCTTGAATAATTTCTGCCTTGACCTGATGGTTTAGATAGTTTTGGAAATTGGGGTTATCTTTACTGGTATCAAAGTCCCCAGTCAGGATTGAGTATTTTTGGGCGATCGCACCCAAGTCTGGGTAAGGTGTACCAATACAAAGCAGTGCATCTACATTTATGTATTTGTTAGAACCACGATTATCTACATACCAATATCCCTGACCATCTTCCACACAAGCTAGATGATCAATAACTTTTAACCTGTCATGTTTTGACTGTAGATGCTTTGTGATTGCTGCTATTTGTGTCTGTTTCAACTCGGATCTATTCTTTCCACATAATCCTAGATCCGTGATATGCACAATTTCCAAATTAGAATAGTTTGGCAGATTTTCAGAGATAACTAATATCTCATCTGGGTTAATGCCCAATTCTAGAGCTACGCTTTCACGGGTTGCTGTTGCATCTAATAGGAATACTTTTTTAAACTTGTCTAATACCTCAACTTGTCTATTATTTTCGGTAGCGATTATTAGCTTATGATTCTTGATTCTGAAGTTACCAGGAATCAAACCAGCATAAATTTCTAAGAGGGGAATTAGCCAGTTTATCGCCAAATCATCCAACATCTGATAAGACTGTTTAGCAGCTTCTCTCAGGAATCCTCTTTTCAAAGTCCTGATCAGTTTTTTTGACATTCCCTCATAGTTGTCAAGTCCATCAGCTTCCGAAAAAATTTCCTCCAAGTCGGGGTTTAATATCTTCAATTCGTTGATAATATCCGCAATCTTTGATTTATCAATCTTGCCAAATATCTCCATTACTTCCAGATGAGAATAGCCATAATATGCTTCTTTGTGGGAGTAGGATAAATATTCATGTAGTGGAGAGATAAAATCCTTAATCAGTTCCCATGCTTTCGGTAATTCAGTTGCTATAGTTGCAACTGTTTTTTCATATTCAGTTAAACCAAGTTCTGTTGATTGAATACGATTTACCTGACGTGAGAACTCATCCACGAAAGCAATAGAATTATCAGGAATATCACTAGGTAAACTATCAATGTGACATCTAATTCTGTCTGCTAATAAAGCATTCTTTCTATCTGCACGAAAAGTATTGCCAGGAATATAAGCAGCTTCTTTACCGTCTGGATAGTGACCACTGCAATTAAATTTATATTTGCAAGTTCCACAAATGGGGTTTAGACTTGCTTCGCTATTAGCTTCATTCTGATAACCTTTGGATGCTAACTTTCTAAATAAAGGAGCGCGATCGCAATTTCCTTTTACATTGGGGACTTGTCCTTTTTCTGGCCAGTGAACTTTGGGATTACCGTTAGGAGTCAACTGAGTTGAATCTGCATATAACCCATTATTTCTTACTGGTAAATCTACATAGTTAGATTCTATTGTTGATGTGGTTGGGTTTCTATGGTCACTGCTGATATACCACAATTTAGCAGCTTTTAAATCACTTGGTTCTAATGTTCCTATATGATGAGATTTACCACTTCCAGCCGCAGATGTATCGAGAATGTATTTACACCCCTGATATTTTTCATATGTAGCTATTTCTTGGTAAATTTTGCCTCTATCTTGAGAACTAAACCAGATGTCAACGTTAGCAGGTTTATTATCTTGCTTTGGTGGTTCTTTGGTTTGTTCCCCAAAGCCTTTAAATGCTTCCTTGATTGGTTTGACAATCTTCTTTATCTGTTGTCTAAAATCAACCCAATCATAAAACCGTCTTTTCTGATCTTCTCTCTCTCTTTCCTCTTGGTAGTCGTAGTTAGGGGTTGATTTTTTGACAGATGGAAATCTAAATCCATACTGTTTAGCAATATGAAATAGAGTACCGATGGTTATACCGGAACGACCCCTGAAACTCTTAATTTTGGCGCGAATGTTCCAAGTAGTCCCCCTGATTGATGGACTCCAACTTTCTGCTATTATTTCAGCGTCAACGGGTCCATAATGACCATTTAGTGCCATCAAGACTTGTAAACATTCTTGATAATTACCACTACCGGGACTACGTGGGGGAATATAGCTTAAAGCTTGTTGGATCAGCTGATCTACGTCCCAATCATTAGCTGTTGCCTGGTCTTGTAGCTGCTGACGACGCTTTTCTATTTCCGCTATCCGGCGTTGGTATTCAATTCTTTCTTGATGGGCAACAGATATTGCCTCATCTATCCAAAATTGGGGTAAATAGGCATCAGGGTTAATTAATGGGAATGTTGCCTCTGTTGACCCGTAAAACACCCGTGAAGCATCTTTACAAGCGGGGTCATGGGGTAGCTGCTGCATGAGGTAACGAGTTAGTACCTCTACAGTTTCAGTACCTCGAACAAACTCAGGTAGTAGGAAAATTAACCGGAATTTATGCCAGTCTGGTTGATGACTAGCTGTTGTGTAGATTAACGCACAGTATTGTTTAATAAATGGATGTTCTAGTGCTTCATCTAATGTGAGTTGATGTTGGTAGCACTTAGAGCCATTTTCATCTTTACCAGAGTTGTCTATGTCCAGTAGTAACCACTGAGAACCGATGACGTTGGCTTTACTTCTCCATCTGCCACCAAATAAGCCGGCACTCAGGGCATGGCCTGATTTAACGTCATTGATTACGTTATCAAGAGTACCCTGTTTATCTTGGAAGTTTTTAGCAAGGTTTCTAAAATCCCAATCTTTATTGCGGCCTGTGGCGTTGACTGAGTAATTGAAGCTTCTCATGACCACACCTCCAATAATTTGAAGGTGAGAGGATATATCAAAAAAACTTGTCGTGATGTAATATTTTGTATTACATGGAAATTATATTGCTTGTGTGTGCTGGATTTGAGTAGAATAGATCCAGTCCACTTTTTTGGAGACATACTCAACTCCTTTAGTGGATGTGCGTGTAGAATTCGTGCAAAATTTTGGGGGCATAAATCCCTCCAAAAATTTGGTTTCGAGAAAGTATTTCCCACCTGCTGATCTTGTGAAGGGCAAACAACACTCACAGCATTTTGGGATTAAATCAATTGCCTTGACCCACTGTTACCGCAGTGGGTTTTGGCGTTTTTATGGGTTTTGGCAGAATTTCAGGTAATCGCTGAATCTCTTATCAGCCCTATTTTTGGCGTTTTCAGTCGTCTTGATGTCGTTCTTATTTGCCAATCCATCGGACAAAACCGCCTTTATTGAATGTTGCATAAGCTTCAGAGATTAGCAAGAGTAACTATAGTTGTGTAACTACGGTTATGGTGTTTTGCGATGGCGTACCTGCCCGCCGGAGGCGATTGCGCGGAGCGCAGTGCCGGAGGCAATCGCACTTTGCACAAATGGTGGTAGTTATGAGATCGTCATCCTTGATTTTGATTGAAGGCAATAAAAATTAATGAAAGCCTTGCATAACAAGGTTGTTAAAGCTTCCTGAAAAGGGAGTTCCAGGAAGTTTGGACTTTTTTTATTCAATTTTCATGGTTCGGAGGAGGCGATCGCGTTGGCGTAAAGTTGGCGTAATTGGTGAGGTTACTATCCTAAATTTTTAAATTTTTGGGGGAGTAACAGGGAGTAGCGGGAGTAGACCATTGGCTCTAGCCAGTGCCGGAGGCAATCGCTCCTGGTGCTGTTATTTAGTTTGATTTTTCTTGTCTTGTTCTATTGCCTCCACTACTAGCTTTTCAACCAAATTAGATAAAGTCCTGCTCTCTCTTGCTGCCCAAATTCTAAGGTATTGCTTCGTTTCAGGGTCACAAGTAAAGTTTATTTTCTCTGTTCTCACGTCGTTAGACATCATAATCTTTTATCTCAACATACAACCTTTTAACAAAATCTTTCTACTTCTCATGTTGGTAAGTCTTGATAAGTTCTCATGTTATACGCTAACATAGCATTAGTTGAGAAAGTTGTGAACGACCATTGCATCCTTGTAAGTCCTGCGGGTTAAGGAATTGGTGAGCGTGCAACGTCTTAACAAGACTATTCAATACTGCATTTTTACCCCTGTGCATGACTACGCACGAAGTGACGACCCGTGCAATAACGATAAATCAAGGCGTGAAACCAGTTTGCACTATAAAAATGCAGAAATTAGAGTTCGCATTTTGACAGCTTATGGAACAGTCAAGAACGATTTACGAAACCTTGATCAACCAGAGGTGCAGTGACTCACACTGGTCAAAAATCAAAAAGCTGGCCAACACTGCTGATATCCCACTGGACAAAGACGGGTTAAAGGTCATCATCAACCTACGCAAACTTAACCCCCGCTACTTCAATCTTTACCCAGAAATTAAGAACCAATTAACCGATTATGGTGAGACTCTATCAGGAGAATTAGGGTTAGGAGTAACAGGAGAAAAGCTAATTAAATTAATTAATAACTCTCTCAATATCTCTCCTGATATCACAACTGTTTATCGTTGGTTTTATCGCTGTGGGACTAAGTTTAAAAAGTCTCAATGGTACGACCGTCAAACAGCCATGATGGTACTGACTAATGCCTTGATTTTCAAAGCCAAAAAACACAGAATAGGAGCGTAAAAAAATGTTAACCATAGTTGCCAAAAGAGTGCAATCACGTCTATCTCGTAAAGGGGTAAAAGTCGAATTAAAAGACATTATAACTCATCTAGAAAATACTGTAAGCAATGTGAACAAGATTACAAAGCAGGAAACTAACCAAGCTACTGATTACTTCATGAGTACAGCTACCAAGCTAACAGTAATTGGGGAAGATGTAGAACCAGCTACCACTAATGAAGCTGCAACAGAACTGGAAACTTTAACTAACAACAATTCTGACGAAATAGAACCAGAAACCACAACCAATCCATCCACTATTGAAGAATTAGAAGAATTTTATACCCATCCAGCCTTGTTTACTCCAAAAACAGAGAACGAGGAAATACCCCAATCTTCAGAACTAGCAACCACTACCAAAAATGAATTAGTTAGTAGCACAGCACAAGGTTTAGGAGTTGTTTTAAACGAAGATGAAATCGAATTAATAGCAACTAATGTTAACTGTAGTTCAGATGACTTGCAGGAAACCTTGGAGGAAATCAAAGGGGCAATCATCGCATTTATTCAACACAGAATAGCTAACAACTCCCAAAAAATTGATGAGACTTTGCAGGAAATAGTACAGGTTGCTACTGATGGGTTTAACGCTAACAGCCAACAATTAACTGATGGATTACGCAACATAAACCAACAGTTACAGCAACAATCAAAAGACTTTAAAAGCAAAGTCAAGTCAACGCTCAAATGTTTCCAACTCCCAGAAGCATCCTAACATTAAATTGAGGATAAATCCTACAGTAGTCTTATTAGGAATTATCCTTTTATCAGGTTTATTTATCTTCGATAACCTACGCTTCAACCACCGGATAACCAAACCCACTCACAGATATTTTACCGACCCTAACCTATATCTAGAAATACCACAATGAAAGCATTACCACCCGCTAAGAATATGAAAATAAAGAACCATGTCACCCCAAAAGGTAAAGCATTAAACAGTCAACTATCAGCCAAATTTGGAATTACCCTAGCTGACTTTGAAAAAGCAGTGATGGGAGATTTGATAGCAGTTCAACGAATTGGTGAACTCCACAGACAAGCCGAATTTATGACTAAATACGCTCCTAGACTGAAAGAGCAATATTTGGAAATCATAGAAGGTACAGAAACCTATAACTTAGCCCTTGCAGATATTCTACAAGCTGCTGGTAAAAGCACATTGGCAATAGACAAAGCAGCTAACGCTACTGCAATAGCTGATAGAAAATTCGTACACGGTAAAATCGAACTATCAGCACAATATTTAATTGACAAGAAACTAGAAAATGACCGTCACAAGTACCAACTAAATTATCAAGAAGTCAAAGGATATATGGATGCTTTTCTAGTTGGAGTTGACCGTGACGTAGCAGTATTAGAGCAGAATAACAGACCCGAATGGAAACAAATTGAGGCAGATAAAAAATATCAAGAGAAAGTAATTGATGAGTACCTAGATAATGGCAACGATGCCAGAGTAGATTTAATTCCTCAGAAGAATTATAGAGGCATTAAAGGCAAAATTCAGCAGTTATTAGGAGCATTAGGTTTTTAATTGTAATCCCCCAATCACGGTTAATGGTTGGGGGAAGCATCAGGTTAATTTTACATTCTAAATACTATGTTAGCACCGCACACACCACCGGAGCTAGATTCGGAACTAGATAGTGAAGAATCTACGCAAATTAATCAAGAAACAGTCAGATATTTAAGCAGAATAGAAGCTAAATTATATCAGGATATTGAAGCTAGAAAGCGTATAGATAGCGGTTTATTATTCATAGCTTGTCAGTTTAGCAGTTGTTCCCTCAGTTGGTTGCTATTTGAGTTACAGGTAACATTATCAATCATCCAATTAGCTAGTTTTTGTGTAAGTTGTTTACCAGGATTAATTGATTTTGGTGATAGTTTCAACTTTTCAATTAGTAGCGAATCATGGGAATTTTCACTAGGTCAAAAGCCGTTAGTAGGAATTATTAAACTAGCAATTGGTATAGGAGTAAGTTGGCAGGGTACA is a window from the Anabaena sphaerica FACHB-251 genome containing:
- a CDS encoding PriCT-2 domain-containing protein; amino-acid sequence: MRSFNYSVNATGRNKDWDFRNLAKNFQDKQGTLDNVINDVKSGHALSAGLFGGRWRSKANVIGSQWLLLDIDNSGKDENGSKCYQHQLTLDEALEHPFIKQYCALIYTTASHQPDWHKFRLIFLLPEFVRGTETVEVLTRYLMQQLPHDPACKDASRVFYGSTEATFPLINPDAYLPQFWIDEAISVAHQERIEYQRRIAEIEKRRQQLQDQATANDWDVDQLIQQALSYIPPRSPGSGNYQECLQVLMALNGHYGPVDAEIIAESWSPSIRGTTWNIRAKIKSFRGRSGITIGTLFHIAKQYGFRFPSVKKSTPNYDYQEEREREDQKRRFYDWVDFRQQIKKIVKPIKEAFKGFGEQTKEPPKQDNKPANVDIWFSSQDRGKIYQEIATYEKYQGCKYILDTSAAGSGKSHHIGTLEPSDLKAAKLWYISSDHRNPTTSTIESNYVDLPVRNNGLYADSTQLTPNGNPKVHWPEKGQVPNVKGNCDRAPLFRKLASKGYQNEANSEASLNPICGTCKYKFNCSGHYPDGKEAAYIPGNTFRADRKNALLADRIRCHIDSLPSDIPDNSIAFVDEFSRQVNRIQSTELGLTEYEKTVATIATELPKAWELIKDFISPLHEYLSYSHKEAYYGYSHLEVMEIFGKIDKSKIADIINELKILNPDLEEIFSEADGLDNYEGMSKKLIRTLKRGFLREAAKQSYQMLDDLAINWLIPLLEIYAGLIPGNFRIKNHKLIIATENNRQVEVLDKFKKVFLLDATATRESVALELGINPDEILVISENLPNYSNLEIVHITDLGLCGKNRSELKQTQIAAITKHLQSKHDRLKVIDHLACVEDGQGYWYVDNRGSNKYINVDALLCIGTPYPDLGAIAQKYSILTGDFDTSKDNPNFQNYLNHQVKAEIIQGVGRPRANRRPEQKIKVYLTTNTDISYLSSYYPGCTIEETEAFKLNPEAGNKTQWLQYQIVQAAKQIWEAGEKLTQKAIASLAGVTQGRISQVAADFGGWPALKKILISLLDSLYRKTNNFSGPLTENQQFYVDQFLPLLAQEETIDPTDVATTLDDIGDEAEVKLVLSRVPFETKLLLIIKILAHIPDEFVEIITPLIPKEMIFQDGS
- a CDS encoding ribbon-helix-helix domain-containing protein → MMSNDVRTEKINFTCDPETKQYLRIWAARESRTLSNLVEKLVVEAIEQDKKNQTK